A genomic segment from Psychrobacter arcticus 273-4 encodes:
- a CDS encoding REP-associated tyrosine transposase, whose amino-acid sequence MSHYIRDKTQGGCYFLTFNLLDRKSSLLLTHIDKFRDAYAKTIQHHQFKLDAMVVLPDHVHIMITLPPDSDNYAVIVASLKSQFSRQINKTEIITSSRQAKRERGIWQRRFWEHRIRDDADYRQHMDYIHNNPVKHGYVTNPQDWQYSTLHTLIKKGVYPAGWGTDENDKSINIRYDS is encoded by the coding sequence ATGAGCCACTATATTCGTGACAAAACCCAAGGCGGTTGTTACTTTTTGACTTTTAATCTACTTGATAGAAAGTCGTCACTGTTATTGACTCATATTGACAAGTTTCGTGATGCCTACGCTAAAACCATTCAACACCACCAATTCAAATTAGACGCTATGGTTGTGCTTCCTGACCACGTCCATATAATGATTACTTTGCCACCAGACTCTGATAATTATGCTGTCATCGTCGCCAGTCTTAAAAGTCAATTCTCTAGGCAGATAAACAAAACTGAAATCATAACCTCGTCACGACAGGCAAAGAGAGAACGTGGCATTTGGCAGCGACGATTTTGGGAACATCGTATTCGAGATGACGCTGATTATCGGCAACATATGGATTATATTCATAATAATCCTGTTAAGCATGGCTACGTTACCAACCCTCAAGATTGGCAATATTCCACATTGCATACATTGATTAAAAAAGGCGTGTATCCCGCTGGTTGGGGAACGGATGAGAATGATAAAAGTATCAACATTCGATATGATAGTTAA
- a CDS encoding DUF2382 domain-containing protein gives MSQLIRLRDIQATHHDLIGDDYYDPTGKTAFGVNEEKIGKIEGALVEDTTGRIRYLIVDAGGWFSSKEVLVPAGLARIVGDDVFFDSLNKSQVEAMEVYDHDYQYSYKEQYERDRQAFIADSVPEAERMEIADHNYDAPNTLELLEQRLTVNKDRIVAGLVKVGKHVVTEERNVNVDLEEEHANIERTNVNRPTERRIGDIDDNQTIEVEVELEAERAHVNKETYVTEEVNVGKTTERHTETIVETIQREELDVDNDGNVIDRNGNLFTRDDITAEDVRRARGM, from the coding sequence ATGAGCCAACTTATTCGTTTAAGAGATATCCAAGCAACTCATCATGATTTGATCGGTGACGACTATTATGACCCAACTGGCAAGACTGCCTTTGGCGTCAATGAAGAAAAAATCGGTAAAATCGAAGGCGCACTGGTAGAAGACACCACCGGTCGTATTCGTTACTTAATCGTCGATGCAGGTGGCTGGTTTAGCTCAAAGGAAGTATTGGTACCCGCAGGTTTGGCACGTATCGTTGGTGATGACGTATTCTTTGATAGCTTGAACAAATCGCAGGTAGAAGCGATGGAAGTCTATGACCATGATTACCAGTATAGCTATAAAGAACAGTATGAAAGAGACCGTCAGGCATTTATCGCAGATAGTGTTCCAGAAGCTGAGCGTATGGAAATTGCTGACCATAATTACGATGCGCCAAATACGTTAGAGCTGTTAGAGCAGCGTCTGACTGTTAATAAAGATCGAATTGTGGCAGGTTTGGTAAAAGTCGGTAAGCACGTGGTTACTGAAGAGCGCAATGTCAACGTTGACCTAGAAGAAGAGCATGCCAATATCGAACGCACTAATGTCAATCGTCCCACTGAACGCCGTATCGGTGATATTGATGACAATCAGACCATCGAAGTCGAAGTCGAGCTAGAAGCTGAACGTGCTCATGTCAATAAAGAGACCTATGTCACAGAAGAAGTGAATGTTGGCAAAACGACAGAGCGTCATACTGAAACGATCGTAGAGACCATTCAACGTGAAGAGCTAGATGTCGATAATGATGGCAATGTAATTGACCGTAATGGCAATCTGTTTACCCGTGATGATATCACTGCTGAAGATGTACGCCGCGCTCGTGGTATGTAA
- a CDS encoding DUF3470 domain-containing protein, producing MFTQLNEELAQKWPNITEMKEQMPEAAKWDGVEGKIQYLEK from the coding sequence ATGTTCACTCAACTAAACGAAGAGCTGGCGCAAAAATGGCCAAACATTACAGAGATGAAAGAGCAGATGCCAGAAGCCGCTAAGTGGGATGGCGTAGAAGGTAAGATTCAGTATTTAGAGAAGTAG
- the mutS gene encoding DNA mismatch repair protein MutS, translated as MSVKPSAQTNDTIQSTSKSVPAASDSLVIGDAIYHLADHTPMMVQYLTMKANYPQALLLYRMGDFYELFFDDAKRAAQILDITLTRRGTDKAGNTIAMAGVPFHAADSYMARLIAAGQTVVVCEQIDESATGNARNTSNTPTMGDKQKKDKSKSAAGTIMRREVVKTLTAGTITDDALIAPNHTPTVVAIDILIPKSNSKQSLQAAISQMDLAAGTLTTQTLSANHDDIEGLKTQMLTVLARFAPSECIIGEALNDSIGGIGEDWLLWLRQSLDCPIIEVAANDFHRQHASATLCQQFGVQRLDGLGSGISDAPLAQSSCAALIHYARQTQQRQVPQINQLIVEYSDDYLIIDANSQQNLELFTPVSSNGTSLLSVLNHCQTPMGRRLLVQQMKRPLRQHSRINLRLDAIACLLKTDKTSIESNQASNQALKHSSLVISLREMLNSIGDIERISSRIGLMSAKPRDLRKLADGIASSTQLTTLLTDSGVSHEQAGLLPMLMQQLPAQLPAVQSIAKLIERAIITEPPAHIRDGGMLAAGYDDEFDRLTHLHDNIQVTLDEMVERARLESQLPSLKVGFNKVSGFYFELPKMQAKNAPAHFIRRQTLKSSERFITDELKDVETEYLSAQTLALTREKQLYHELLTELSSHLAELQQLSAAIAQIDVLSNWAQLAMTYNWQCPVMSNNDENKDSSNTDNQASIDISQGRHVVVEAALNPVNAGNAGNTVNSSNNSSNNSGTTRHNSHFVANDCALGSDANPERLLLITGPNMGGKSTYMRQTALIVLLAHCGSFVPAASAHIGDIDRIFTRIGSADDLAGGKSTFMVEMIETANILNQATNQSLVLMDEVGRGTATTDGLAIAHACVNRLLEIGCLTLFATHYFELTKLAQNPKESSGSNDKLIRNVHVAASEVDGQLLLLHQIKEGAASSSFGLHVAKMAGIPTQVLNDAKRYLVDNLTIDNLGIDNLSIDNLKSNNESANDDKNDLAKSVKDKRQQTADSDIEKLNLSNIKKTQNMTDIPQQNQLFSLQDELHAIDPDSLTPKQAHDLIYHLKKIISR; from the coding sequence ATGTCAGTCAAACCCTCTGCTCAAACTAATGACACCATACAATCGACTTCAAAATCTGTGCCAGCGGCGTCTGACTCATTGGTCATAGGCGATGCGATCTATCACTTGGCAGATCATACACCCATGATGGTGCAATATCTCACCATGAAAGCCAACTATCCTCAAGCGCTACTGCTATACCGGATGGGTGATTTTTATGAGCTGTTTTTTGATGATGCCAAGCGCGCGGCACAGATACTAGACATCACACTAACTCGCCGTGGTACAGATAAAGCTGGTAACACCATTGCGATGGCAGGCGTACCGTTTCATGCTGCTGACAGTTATATGGCAAGATTGATTGCCGCTGGGCAGACAGTGGTTGTCTGCGAGCAAATTGACGAATCAGCCACTGGTAATGCTAGGAATACGTCTAATACTCCTACGATGGGCGATAAACAGAAAAAGGATAAAAGCAAATCTGCTGCTGGCACTATTATGCGCCGTGAAGTGGTCAAAACGCTGACCGCAGGGACGATTACTGACGATGCCTTAATTGCGCCCAATCACACCCCTACTGTCGTCGCCATTGATATACTAATACCTAAATCTAACAGCAAACAATCCTTGCAAGCTGCCATCAGTCAGATGGATTTGGCTGCGGGAACGTTAACGACACAAACACTAAGCGCGAACCATGATGACATTGAGGGGCTAAAAACCCAGATGCTCACTGTGCTAGCACGCTTTGCGCCGAGTGAATGCATTATTGGTGAAGCACTCAATGACAGTATTGGTGGTATCGGCGAAGACTGGCTGCTGTGGCTGCGTCAAAGCCTTGACTGCCCTATTATCGAAGTTGCTGCTAATGACTTCCATCGTCAGCATGCCAGCGCGACTTTATGCCAGCAATTTGGAGTACAGCGTCTTGATGGCTTAGGATCAGGCATTAGCGATGCGCCATTGGCTCAATCTAGCTGTGCAGCGCTCATTCACTATGCGCGGCAGACTCAGCAGCGTCAGGTGCCACAGATTAATCAGCTGATTGTCGAGTACAGCGATGATTACTTAATCATTGATGCCAATAGTCAACAGAATCTTGAGCTATTTACACCCGTTAGCAGCAATGGCACCTCTTTACTATCTGTACTCAATCACTGTCAAACGCCGATGGGGCGACGTTTATTAGTACAGCAAATGAAGCGACCATTACGTCAACATTCGCGTATCAACCTACGCTTGGATGCGATAGCTTGTCTATTAAAGACAGACAAGACCTCAATCGAGTCGAATCAAGCGTCGAATCAAGCATTGAAACACAGCTCACTGGTGATAAGCTTACGCGAAATGCTTAATAGCATCGGTGATATCGAGCGCATCAGTAGCCGTATCGGGCTGATGAGCGCCAAGCCTCGCGACTTACGTAAGCTTGCTGATGGTATTGCCAGTAGCACCCAGCTTACTACCTTACTGACGGATTCAGGTGTCAGCCATGAGCAGGCAGGACTGTTGCCGATGCTGATGCAGCAACTGCCAGCCCAGCTACCTGCCGTACAGTCTATAGCCAAGCTGATTGAGCGCGCCATTATCACAGAGCCTCCGGCGCATATCCGTGATGGCGGTATGCTAGCCGCAGGTTACGATGACGAGTTTGATCGGCTGACCCATTTACATGACAATATCCAAGTGACACTGGATGAGATGGTAGAGCGAGCACGTTTAGAGAGTCAATTGCCCAGTCTAAAAGTCGGTTTTAATAAAGTCAGCGGCTTTTATTTTGAACTACCAAAAATGCAGGCAAAAAATGCGCCGGCACACTTTATCCGTCGGCAAACGCTCAAGAGCAGCGAGCGCTTTATCACTGACGAATTAAAAGACGTCGAGACCGAATATTTGAGTGCGCAGACATTAGCTCTGACTCGTGAAAAGCAGCTATATCATGAGCTTTTAACGGAACTTAGTAGCCATTTAGCTGAATTACAACAGCTGAGTGCTGCAATCGCTCAAATAGACGTACTGAGCAATTGGGCGCAGCTGGCTATGACATATAACTGGCAGTGTCCTGTCATGAGTAATAATGATGAAAATAAAGATAGCTCAAATACTGACAATCAAGCCAGTATTGATATCAGCCAAGGTCGTCATGTGGTGGTCGAAGCCGCGTTAAATCCCGTCAATGCTGGTAATGCTGGTAATACCGTTAATAGCTCTAATAACAGCTCTAATAATAGCGGCACCACTAGACATAACAGCCATTTTGTCGCCAATGATTGTGCGCTCGGCAGCGATGCAAATCCTGAAAGGCTGCTTCTGATTACCGGTCCTAATATGGGCGGCAAGTCGACCTATATGCGTCAAACCGCGCTAATCGTTCTTCTTGCCCATTGTGGTAGCTTCGTCCCAGCAGCGAGCGCTCATATTGGTGATATCGACCGCATCTTTACTCGTATTGGCTCAGCGGATGATTTGGCTGGTGGCAAATCCACTTTTATGGTGGAGATGATTGAGACGGCTAATATTCTGAATCAGGCAACCAATCAATCACTGGTATTAATGGATGAAGTCGGACGTGGTACTGCCACCACTGATGGACTGGCTATCGCCCATGCTTGCGTCAATCGATTGCTAGAGATTGGCTGCCTGACATTATTTGCCACCCACTATTTTGAGCTGACAAAATTGGCGCAAAACCCTAAAGAAAGTAGTGGCAGCAATGACAAGCTTATCCGCAATGTGCATGTCGCTGCTAGCGAAGTTGATGGTCAACTGCTATTACTGCATCAAATTAAAGAAGGTGCAGCAAGCTCTAGTTTTGGATTGCATGTCGCTAAGATGGCTGGTATCCCCACTCAAGTATTAAATGATGCCAAACGCTACTTGGTAGATAACTTAACTATAGATAACTTAGGCATAGATAACTTAAGCATAGACAACCTAAAATCGAATAATGAAAGTGCTAATGATGATAAAAATGACTTAGCTAAGTCGGTAAAGGACAAACGCCAGCAGACTGCTGATAGCGACATAGAAAAACTAAATCTAAGTAATATTAAAAAAACTCAAAATATGACTGATATTCCACAACAAAATCAGTTATTTAGCTTACAAGACGAGCTACATGCTATCGACCCTGACAGCCTAACGCCAAAGCAGGCGCACGATTTAATTTATCATCTAAAGAAAATCATTAGTCGTTAA
- a CDS encoding thiolase family protein, which translates to MSHDAIVILNGARTPIGGFQGILKDMSATELGAAAIKAAVQRSGVNVDSIDEVIMGCILTAGLGQGPARQAMRKAGLSDATGAVTINKLCGSGLKAVMQAHDGIKAGSFKVAVAGGMESMTNAPYIMPGSRGGYRMGHKEVKDHMFLDGLEDAETGKLMGMFAQEVADEKGYTREQMDDFAIESLSRALTAIKDNHFKNEIEPVTFKTRKGEQTVDTDEQPALANAERIPTLRPAFAKDGTITAANASSISDGAAAVVLMKESQAKEEGLDYQARIIATASNSRHPSEFTIAPVGAIEKVLASAGWSVADVDLWEINEAFAMVTMVAMDELNIEHAKVNIEGGACALGHPVGCSGARILVTLINSLKRTGGKKGVATLCIGGGEAVAVAIELA; encoded by the coding sequence ATGTCACATGATGCAATTGTAATCTTAAACGGCGCACGTACCCCAATTGGCGGCTTCCAAGGCATACTCAAAGACATGAGTGCTACAGAGCTGGGCGCAGCGGCTATTAAAGCCGCTGTTCAGCGTTCAGGCGTTAATGTTGATAGCATTGATGAAGTCATCATGGGTTGTATCTTGACTGCAGGTTTGGGTCAAGGTCCTGCCCGCCAAGCGATGCGTAAAGCAGGTCTATCTGATGCGACTGGTGCGGTCACCATCAATAAGCTATGCGGCTCAGGTCTAAAAGCAGTCATGCAAGCACATGACGGTATCAAAGCTGGTAGCTTCAAGGTCGCTGTTGCAGGTGGTATGGAATCAATGACCAATGCGCCTTATATCATGCCAGGGTCGCGTGGCGGCTACCGCATGGGGCACAAAGAAGTCAAAGATCACATGTTCTTAGACGGTCTAGAAGATGCTGAGACTGGTAAGCTGATGGGCATGTTCGCTCAAGAAGTGGCAGATGAAAAAGGCTATACACGCGAGCAAATGGATGATTTTGCTATTGAGTCGCTAAGTCGTGCGCTTACGGCTATTAAAGACAATCATTTCAAAAATGAGATTGAGCCAGTTACGTTTAAGACTCGCAAAGGTGAACAAACGGTTGATACCGATGAGCAGCCTGCCCTTGCCAATGCTGAGCGCATCCCTACTTTGCGTCCTGCCTTTGCAAAAGACGGCACCATCACAGCGGCAAACGCCAGCTCTATCTCAGACGGTGCAGCGGCGGTTGTGTTGATGAAAGAGTCACAAGCCAAAGAAGAAGGGCTAGATTATCAAGCGCGTATCATTGCGACTGCCTCTAACTCTCGTCACCCAAGCGAATTTACCATCGCGCCTGTTGGGGCGATTGAAAAAGTATTGGCAAGTGCGGGCTGGTCAGTGGCTGATGTCGATTTATGGGAAATCAACGAAGCATTTGCCATGGTTACGATGGTAGCGATGGATGAGCTAAACATCGAACATGCTAAAGTAAACATCGAAGGCGGTGCTTGTGCTCTTGGTCACCCAGTTGGTTGTTCAGGTGCGCGTATCTTAGTGACGCTGATTAACTCTCTAAAACGTACCGGTGGCAAAAAGGGCGTCGCTACGCTATGTATCGGTGGCGGTGAAGCGGTAGCAGTAGCAATCGAACTGGCTTAA
- a CDS encoding YsnF/AvaK domain-containing protein translates to MSANNENSYPDTSYPDFTANTASGTQDDVTSSDLSSPEHSQKQAIVGHQQGSLSDNLTDTNHGNGGYLELLEERPVVNKERLDVGKVTVTKHFRTKTIQVPIELVEEYITVRTEYHDTESQDLLSGNYDDKDILRHVEPSLDSKAVVTINGTQVEIGDAPIEIVLSRQIATITKDTYVTQEVAIEKTTHTHTDSIKVELKHEELDVTEEGFLAHEQNTAHKR, encoded by the coding sequence ATGAGTGCTAATAATGAAAATAGCTATCCTGACACCAGCTATCCTGATTTTACCGCTAATACCGCTAGCGGCACACAAGATGATGTAACCTCATCCGACTTATCATCACCTGAACATAGTCAGAAGCAAGCGATAGTAGGCCATCAACAAGGCAGTCTTTCAGACAATCTAACCGATACTAATCACGGTAACGGTGGTTATCTAGAATTATTAGAAGAGCGCCCAGTGGTCAATAAAGAGCGCTTGGATGTTGGTAAAGTAACCGTCACCAAGCATTTTCGTACCAAAACGATCCAAGTGCCTATTGAGCTGGTAGAAGAGTATATAACGGTACGTACCGAGTATCACGATACTGAAAGTCAGGACCTATTATCAGGGAACTATGATGATAAAGACATATTGCGGCACGTGGAGCCATCATTAGATAGTAAAGCCGTCGTTACTATCAATGGCACGCAAGTTGAGATTGGTGATGCGCCCATTGAAATTGTTTTATCGCGTCAAATCGCAACCATTACTAAGGACACTTACGTCACCCAAGAAGTAGCCATTGAAAAAACCACGCATACACATACTGACAGCATCAAAGTCGAACTCAAACATGAGGAACTCGACGTCACTGAGGAAGGTTTTTTGGCACATGAGCAAAATACTGCTCATAAAAGATAA
- the secA gene encoding preprotein translocase subunit SecA → MLSKIIGSVVGTKNERELKRMHKVVSKINAYEATIQALSDEQLQQKTEEFKARHQNGESLDALLPEAFAVCREASLRVNGMRHYDVQLIGGITLHEGKIAEMKTGEGKTLMGTLAMYLNAISGKGVHLVTVNDYLAARDAELNRPLFGFLGMNVGVIYSQQPPQEKVAAYQADITYGTNNEYGFDYLRDNMVFSLREKKQRPLNFCIIDEIDSILIDEARTPLIISGQAEDSSRMYALINTIIPVLIRSKDEEANKNNEEEDFWIDEKNRQIEISEKGYEKIERFLIEVGELGENESLYSPSRLPLLAHVQAAIRAHHVFVKNIHYIVDDGEVVIVDENTGRTMPGRRWSEGLHQAVEAKENVEIQAENQTLATTTFQNFFRLYDKLSGMTGTADTEAAEFKSTYDLDVIVIPTHEPIARIDMDDQIFLTKLGKYKGIIREIQEIQAKGAPVLVGTATIEASEELSYLLDQEGVKHNVLNAKQHEREAEIIAQAGSPKSVTIATNMAGRGTDIILGGNWQSFIEDIDSVSPEEMQRLKAQWQIKHDQVVAAGGLHIIGSERHESRRIDNQLRGRAGRQGDPGMSRFFLSLEDDLMRIFAGDRVVNMMRAMGLKEDEAIEHKMVSKSIENAQGKVESRDFDARKNLLKYDDVANDQRKVIYGQRDDLLAEMDLLQAIKIMHQEVYNAMINQFIPPGSIDDQWNVDGLEDELENEFKIAMPINDWLDEDRRLDEEGLRAKLIQTALDRYDNRREQMGEKEAAQLERHFMLQSLDKHWKEHLTQMDQLRKGIHLRGYAQKNPEQEYKRESFELFQMMLGAIKSETVQDLSRVHIPTKEELAALEVQQRENAAHMQMQFEHSDIDNMDGGVERAAVQGRNVVAGAAGAGVAGAMAGNGNNDNEPNPYAGMNISRNAPCPCGSALKYKQCHGKI, encoded by the coding sequence ATGTTATCAAAGATTATAGGCAGTGTCGTTGGCACCAAAAATGAGCGTGAACTCAAACGCATGCACAAAGTCGTCAGCAAAATCAACGCATACGAGGCTACCATACAAGCCCTGTCTGATGAACAATTACAACAAAAAACTGAAGAATTTAAAGCAAGACATCAAAATGGCGAGAGTCTAGATGCCTTATTGCCAGAAGCGTTTGCGGTTTGCCGTGAAGCGTCGTTACGAGTGAATGGCATGCGTCACTATGACGTGCAGCTGATCGGTGGTATCACCTTGCACGAAGGCAAAATCGCTGAGATGAAGACCGGTGAGGGTAAAACCTTGATGGGTACTTTGGCGATGTACCTGAATGCCATCAGTGGCAAAGGCGTGCATTTGGTGACGGTCAACGATTATTTGGCGGCGCGTGATGCGGAATTAAACCGTCCCTTATTTGGCTTTTTGGGCATGAACGTTGGCGTGATTTACTCGCAGCAACCGCCACAAGAAAAAGTCGCTGCTTATCAAGCCGATATCACTTACGGTACCAATAACGAATACGGTTTTGATTATCTGCGCGATAACATGGTCTTTAGTTTAAGAGAGAAAAAACAGCGCCCATTAAACTTCTGTATTATCGATGAAATTGATTCGATTTTAATTGATGAAGCCCGTACGCCACTGATTATCTCCGGTCAAGCCGAAGATTCATCACGTATGTATGCGCTGATTAATACCATTATCCCCGTGCTTATCCGCTCAAAAGACGAAGAAGCCAATAAGAATAATGAAGAAGAAGATTTCTGGATTGATGAGAAGAATCGCCAAATTGAGATTAGCGAAAAAGGCTATGAGAAAATTGAACGCTTCTTAATCGAAGTCGGCGAGCTTGGCGAAAACGAAAGTCTTTATAGCCCAAGTCGTTTGCCATTACTTGCTCACGTGCAAGCCGCTATTCGTGCCCACCATGTCTTTGTCAAAAACATCCACTATATCGTCGATGATGGCGAAGTGGTCATCGTTGATGAAAATACCGGCCGTACCATGCCTGGTCGCCGCTGGTCAGAAGGTCTGCATCAAGCGGTAGAAGCCAAAGAAAACGTTGAGATTCAAGCCGAAAACCAAACGCTTGCAACCACCACATTCCAGAACTTTTTCCGTCTTTATGACAAGCTATCTGGTATGACGGGTACTGCTGATACCGAAGCGGCAGAATTTAAATCAACTTATGATTTAGACGTCATCGTGATTCCAACGCACGAGCCGATTGCTCGTATCGATATGGATGATCAGATTTTCTTAACCAAGTTAGGCAAATATAAAGGCATCATCCGCGAGATTCAAGAGATTCAAGCCAAAGGCGCGCCAGTATTGGTCGGTACGGCGACGATTGAAGCCAGTGAAGAGTTGTCTTATCTACTAGATCAAGAAGGCGTCAAGCATAACGTTCTAAACGCTAAGCAGCATGAGCGTGAAGCTGAAATTATCGCGCAGGCAGGTAGCCCAAAATCGGTCACGATTGCTACCAATATGGCAGGTCGTGGTACCGATATTATCCTTGGCGGTAACTGGCAGTCGTTTATCGAAGATATTGATTCGGTCAGTCCAGAAGAAATGCAGCGTCTAAAAGCCCAATGGCAAATCAAGCATGACCAAGTCGTTGCGGCTGGTGGTTTGCACATCATTGGTTCTGAGCGTCATGAATCACGCCGTATTGATAATCAGCTACGTGGTCGTGCGGGTCGTCAAGGTGACCCGGGGATGTCACGTTTCTTTTTATCGCTTGAAGATGACTTAATGCGTATCTTTGCCGGTGACCGCGTCGTGAATATGATGCGGGCGATGGGTCTAAAAGAAGACGAAGCCATTGAACATAAAATGGTCTCAAAGTCGATTGAAAACGCCCAAGGTAAAGTAGAAAGTCGCGATTTCGATGCGCGTAAGAACCTACTGAAATACGATGATGTGGCCAATGATCAACGTAAGGTTATCTATGGTCAGCGTGATGATTTGTTGGCTGAGATGGATTTATTACAAGCCATTAAGATCATGCATCAAGAAGTCTATAACGCCATGATTAACCAGTTTATTCCGCCAGGCTCTATCGATGACCAATGGAATGTCGATGGCTTAGAGGATGAGCTTGAGAACGAATTTAAGATTGCGATGCCGATTAATGATTGGCTTGATGAAGATCGCCGTTTGGATGAAGAAGGGTTACGTGCCAAACTTATCCAAACAGCCTTAGATCGTTATGATAATCGACGTGAGCAAATGGGCGAAAAAGAGGCTGCCCAGCTTGAACGTCATTTTATGCTGCAGAGTCTAGATAAGCATTGGAAAGAGCATTTAACCCAGATGGATCAGCTGCGTAAAGGTATTCATTTGCGTGGCTATGCACAGAAAAATCCTGAGCAAGAGTACAAACGCGAGTCATTTGAGCTGTTCCAGATGATGCTTGGCGCGATCAAGTCTGAAACGGTTCAAGACTTATCACGTGTGCATATCCCAACCAAAGAAGAGCTAGCGGCGTTGGAAGTTCAGCAACGTGAAAATGCAGCCCATATGCAGATGCAGTTTGAGCACAGTGATATCGATAATATGGATGGCGGTGTGGAACGAGCCGCAGTGCAAGGTCGTAATGTTGTCGCCGGTGCTGCGGGTGCTGGCGTAGCAGGTGCTATGGCAGGTAATGGCAATAATGATAATGAGCCAAACCCATACGCCGGTATGAACATCAGCCGTAACGCCCCATGCCCATGTGGTTCAGCACTCAAGTACAAACAGTGTCATGGCAAAATATAA
- the fdxA gene encoding ferredoxin FdxA: MTFVVTDNCILCKYTDCVEVCPVDCFYEGPNFLVIDPDECIDCALCEPECPANAIFSEDEVPKGQEMFTQLNEELAQKWPNITEMKEQMPEAAKWDGVEGKIQYLEK; this comes from the coding sequence ATGACCTTTGTCGTTACAGATAACTGCATTCTTTGCAAATACACCGACTGTGTGGAAGTCTGTCCTGTGGACTGCTTTTATGAAGGACCGAATTTCCTCGTCATCGACCCTGATGAGTGCATCGACTGCGCCCTATGCGAGCCTGAATGCCCTGCCAATGCCATCTTTTCAGAAGACGAAGTACCCAAAGGGCAAGAGATGTTCACTCAACTAAACGAAGAGCTGGCGCAAAAATGGCCAAACATTACAGAGATGAAAGAGCAGATGCCAGAAGCCGCTAAGTGGGATGGCGTAGAAGGTAAAATTCAGTATTTAGAGAAGTAG